One Verrucomicrobiota bacterium genomic region harbors:
- the rpoC gene encoding DNA-directed RNA polymerase subunit beta', with product MSTQEAREVLGMDRENTFDSVKITLASPDVIRSWSRGEVKNPETINYRTFKPEPGGLFCQRIFGPVRDYECACGKYKRIKYKGVVCDRCGVEVTVSRVRRERMGHIELAVPVSHIWFLKSMPSRIGLMLDLTARNLERVIYYENYMVTEAGKTPLEEKQLLTESDYQKAIDEYGEDAFTAKMGAEAIRDVLSNAQLEPMIEELHEAMQNTRSKQIKKKISKRLKLIQGFLTSETRPEWMVLEVLPVIPPDLRPLVPLEGGRFATSDLNDLYRRVINRNNRLKNLMQLKTPDVIINNEKRMLQEAVDAMFDNGRHGRPVTGAGNRPLKSLSDMLKGKQGRFRQNLLGKRVDYSGRSVIVIGPDLKLNQCGLPKKMALVLFEPFIIRRLKELGFVHTVRGARKMIEKRTPEVWDILEEVTNGHPVLLNRAPTLHRLSIQAFEPVLIEGDAIRVHPLVCAAYNADFDGDQMAVHVPLSLEAIMECKLLMLATNNIFLPSSGKPALTPSQDIVLGSYYITLEPRTQPAKGVQIPVAADAAEILLAEADGILNKHDWIDLVNPDYGGPETDYGNNKRKLIRTTVGRIMFNQIWPDELGYINFPVAKSKLGDIILSTYNISGKEKTIEVLDDLKELGFDVATTAGISMGLSDMIIPESKGQIVADSRKKIDEVEEQYRKGIITQGERYNKIIDIWTGATDQIQKATFEGLDHNYGKKEANPVYLMMDSGARGNRQQVRQLCGTRGLMAKPSGEIIERPILSSFKEGLSVLEYFISTHGARKGLADTALKTADAGYLTRKLCDVAMDVIIAEDDDGHREGIWKRAIREGDEEIVPLADRIIGRCVAQEVRNPLNPDEVLVEEAGMVSELVGNRIEELGIERVKILSPLTCRGVDGITARSYGINPATNKKVEMGSSVGIIAAQSIGEPGTQLTMRTFHIGGVASNLSKSNDIQVRNDGVVKFKGLRLVEVGPGINVVLNKTGSIQILDNSDKELEKYAIPVGAVIQLEDGAPITAGTTLAQWDPHNVPILSEKAGKIVFRDMIPGVTIKKELDESSGRIGVVITEHKEDLNPQLEIQDEKGKAIATYAIPTGAQVSVGEGDTITAGTLIAKTPRQASKTMDITGGLPRVAELFEARRPKEATEMAKIDGIVSFGTSVRGKKRLVVTDEESGNQEEHLIAHGKHIIVQVGDLVYKGQHLTEGSADPHEILDILGPTALQEFLLSEIQKVYRMQGVTINDKHIEVIISQMLRKVRISDPGDTEFFWAEQIERKTFMRENEAIIEAGGKPAEGEPILLGITKASIETESFISAASFQETTRVLTDSATLGKVDTLNGFKENVIMGHLIPAGTGLPRYRNLKIDTFGNEFVSDEDTDEEVG from the coding sequence ATGAGCACACAAGAAGCAAGAGAAGTTCTCGGGATGGACCGGGAAAATACATTCGATTCAGTTAAAATCACACTGGCGTCACCCGATGTTATTCGCTCGTGGTCACGTGGAGAGGTAAAGAATCCGGAGACGATTAATTACCGAACCTTTAAGCCTGAACCAGGCGGTCTTTTCTGTCAGCGCATCTTTGGTCCCGTTCGGGATTACGAATGCGCATGCGGAAAGTACAAACGCATCAAATACAAGGGTGTAGTTTGCGACCGTTGTGGTGTGGAAGTTACCGTGTCTCGCGTTCGCCGCGAACGCATGGGGCATATTGAGTTGGCTGTACCTGTTTCCCATATTTGGTTCCTTAAGAGTATGCCGAGCCGTATAGGGCTTATGCTCGATTTAACCGCACGTAATCTTGAGCGGGTTATCTATTATGAGAATTACATGGTAACGGAAGCAGGTAAAACTCCTCTCGAGGAGAAGCAGCTACTTACCGAGTCCGATTACCAAAAAGCCATCGATGAATACGGTGAAGACGCCTTTACCGCAAAAATGGGGGCAGAGGCGATTCGGGATGTATTGTCGAATGCACAATTGGAACCCATGATCGAAGAATTGCATGAAGCGATGCAAAACACGCGCTCCAAGCAAATCAAAAAGAAGATCTCGAAACGGTTGAAGTTGATTCAAGGTTTCTTAACCAGTGAAACTCGTCCCGAGTGGATGGTATTGGAGGTTCTTCCAGTCATTCCACCTGATTTGCGTCCATTGGTTCCTCTTGAAGGGGGTCGTTTTGCCACTTCCGATCTTAACGATTTGTACCGACGGGTTATCAATCGGAATAATCGTTTGAAAAATCTGATGCAGCTCAAAACGCCTGACGTTATTATCAATAACGAAAAGCGCATGTTGCAGGAAGCGGTTGATGCGATGTTCGACAACGGTCGTCATGGCCGTCCTGTAACTGGAGCAGGCAACAGGCCGTTGAAATCTTTGAGTGATATGCTCAAAGGAAAACAAGGACGATTCCGGCAAAATCTATTGGGTAAACGCGTGGATTACTCGGGCCGTTCGGTTATTGTTATCGGTCCTGACCTGAAGTTAAACCAATGTGGTCTTCCTAAGAAGATGGCTTTGGTGCTCTTCGAACCTTTTATTATTCGTCGCCTCAAAGAACTAGGATTCGTCCATACCGTTCGCGGAGCGCGTAAGATGATCGAGAAACGTACGCCCGAAGTTTGGGATATTCTTGAAGAAGTAACCAATGGTCACCCTGTGCTTCTTAATCGTGCGCCGACCTTGCATAGACTTTCGATTCAAGCGTTCGAACCGGTTCTTATTGAAGGTGATGCTATTCGCGTACATCCACTCGTATGTGCTGCCTACAATGCAGATTTCGATGGTGATCAAATGGCGGTTCATGTTCCTCTCTCCCTGGAAGCGATTATGGAATGTAAGCTATTGATGCTTGCTACTAATAATATCTTCCTGCCATCCAGTGGTAAACCTGCTCTTACTCCTTCGCAGGACATTGTTTTAGGATCATACTACATCACGCTCGAACCACGCACTCAACCTGCTAAAGGTGTCCAAATTCCTGTGGCCGCCGACGCCGCTGAAATTCTCTTGGCCGAAGCAGACGGTATTTTAAATAAGCACGATTGGATTGATCTTGTTAACCCGGACTACGGAGGACCAGAAACGGATTACGGTAATAACAAACGTAAGCTTATTCGCACCACTGTTGGGCGTATAATGTTCAACCAGATCTGGCCCGATGAATTAGGGTATATAAACTTCCCGGTCGCGAAGTCAAAGTTGGGCGATATCATTCTTTCCACCTATAACATTTCCGGTAAGGAAAAGACCATTGAAGTACTGGATGATCTTAAAGAGCTGGGCTTCGATGTCGCAACCACCGCTGGTATTTCCATGGGTCTTAGCGATATGATTATCCCGGAAAGCAAAGGCCAGATCGTTGCAGATTCCCGGAAAAAGATCGACGAAGTGGAGGAGCAGTACCGTAAAGGTATTATCACTCAAGGTGAGCGCTACAATAAGATCATCGATATTTGGACCGGTGCCACTGACCAAATCCAAAAAGCAACTTTCGAAGGTCTCGACCATAATTACGGTAAGAAGGAAGCGAATCCTGTCTATTTGATGATGGATTCAGGAGCTCGTGGTAATCGTCAGCAAGTTCGTCAGTTATGCGGAACGCGTGGATTGATGGCCAAACCTTCTGGTGAAATTATCGAACGTCCGATTCTTTCTTCCTTTAAGGAAGGTCTTTCTGTTCTTGAATATTTTATTTCAACGCATGGTGCTCGTAAAGGATTGGCGGATACAGCTCTTAAAACAGCTGATGCCGGTTACCTGACCCGTAAGCTTTGTGATGTTGCCATGGATGTGATCATCGCCGAAGATGATGATGGCCACCGCGAAGGAATCTGGAAGCGTGCCATCCGTGAAGGTGATGAGGAGATTGTGCCATTGGCTGATCGCATCATTGGTCGCTGTGTGGCACAGGAAGTTCGCAATCCATTGAATCCAGATGAAGTTCTGGTTGAAGAAGCCGGTATGGTCTCTGAACTTGTGGGCAACCGAATTGAAGAACTTGGTATTGAACGTGTGAAAATACTTTCACCACTGACATGCCGTGGAGTTGATGGAATTACCGCTCGAAGTTACGGTATCAATCCCGCCACCAATAAAAAGGTGGAAATGGGATCTTCTGTCGGAATTATTGCTGCTCAATCTATTGGCGAACCCGGGACTCAGTTGACCATGCGGACGTTCCACATTGGTGGCGTCGCATCGAATTTGTCCAAGAGTAATGATATTCAAGTTCGCAATGATGGCGTGGTTAAGTTCAAAGGACTTCGCCTTGTTGAAGTTGGTCCAGGTATCAACGTTGTCCTGAACAAAACGGGATCTATCCAGATCTTGGACAATAGTGACAAAGAGTTGGAAAAATACGCCATTCCTGTTGGAGCAGTTATCCAACTGGAAGATGGAGCCCCAATTACAGCTGGAACTACCTTAGCCCAATGGGATCCGCATAATGTGCCAATTCTTTCTGAAAAGGCTGGTAAGATTGTCTTTCGTGACATGATTCCTGGAGTGACCATCAAAAAAGAACTTGATGAGTCATCTGGACGAATCGGAGTGGTTATAACCGAGCACAAGGAAGATTTGAATCCACAACTTGAGATTCAAGACGAGAAGGGTAAGGCTATCGCTACCTATGCCATCCCAACTGGTGCTCAGGTATCCGTTGGAGAAGGTGATACCATTACTGCGGGAACGCTGATCGCCAAAACACCACGTCAGGCCTCCAAGACGATGGATATTACTGGTGGTCTTCCACGGGTAGCCGAGCTTTTTGAAGCTCGTCGTCCTAAGGAAGCGACTGAAATGGCCAAGATCGATGGAATCGTATCTTTCGGTACCAGTGTGCGCGGTAAAAAGCGTCTGGTTGTTACTGACGAAGAGTCTGGTAATCAGGAAGAGCATCTTATCGCACACGGAAAGCACATTATCGTTCAGGTTGGTGACTTGGTTTATAAAGGCCAGCACCTCACCGAGGGCTCAGCTGATCCACACGAAATCCTTGATATTTTGGGACCAACTGCGTTGCAGGAGTTTCTACTTTCTGAAATTCAGAAAGTATATCGTATGCAGGGTGTGACGATTAACGATAAGCACATTGAGGTCATCATTTCTCAAATGCTTAGAAAAGTTCGCATCTCAGATCCTGGTGATACCGAATTCTTCTGGGCAGAACAGATTGAACGGAAAACCTTCATGCGTGAAAATGAAGCAATCATAGAAGCTGGTGGAAAACCTGCCGAAGGGGAGCCAATCCTGCTTGGTATCACCAAAGCGTCTATTGAAACTGAAAGTTTCATTTCTGCTGCCTCGTTCCAAGAAACCACCCGTGTTCTGACCGATTCTGCCACACTCGGAAAGGTTGATACACTGAACGGATTTAAGGAAAACGTAATTATGGGACACCTCATTCCTGCTGGAACCGGTCTGCCTCGTTATCGGAATCTCAAAATTGACACTTTCGGAAACGAATTTGTAAGCGATGAGGATACTGATGAAGAAGTTGGTTAA